A stretch of the Gracilinanus agilis isolate LMUSP501 chromosome 4, AgileGrace, whole genome shotgun sequence genome encodes the following:
- the TCF21 gene encoding transcription factor 21: MSTGSLSDVEDLQEVEMLECDSLKMDSNKEFGTSNESNEESSNCEHGSPQKGRGGSGKRRKAPTKKSPLNGVSQEGKQVQRNAANARERARMRVLSKAFSRLKTTLPWVPPDTKLSKLDTLRLASSYIAHLRQILANDKYENGYIHPVNLTWPFMVAGKPESDLKEVVNATRLCGTTAS; the protein is encoded by the exons ATGTCCACTGGCTCCCTCAGTGATGTGGAAGATCTTCAGGAGGTGGAAATGTTGGAATGCGACAGCCTGAAAATGGATTCTAACAAGGAATTTGGGACTTCAAATGAAAGTAATGAAGAGAGTTCTAACTGCGAACATGGGTCTCCCCAAAAGGGAAGGGGAGGCTCTGGCAAGAGGAGGAAAGCACCCACCAAGAAAAGCCCTCTGAACGGGGTCAGCCAGGAAGGGAAGCAAGTCCAACGAAATGCGGCCAATGCCAGGGAGCGGGCCAGGATGCGGGTCCTAAGCAAGGCTTTCTCCAGGCTCAAGACCACCTTGCCCTGGGTCCCTCCAGACACCAAGCTTTCCAAACTGGACACACTGCGATTGGCGTCCAGTTATATCGCTCACCTGAGGCAGATCCTGGCCAATGACAAGTACGAAAACGGTTACATCCATCCTGTCAATCTG ACTTGGCCCTTTATGGTGGCTGGAAAACCAGAGAGTGACCTGAAAGAAGTGGTCAACGCGACCCGCTTGTGTGGAACCACAGCATCCTGA